Proteins encoded within one genomic window of Acidobacteriota bacterium:
- a CDS encoding molybdopterin-dependent oxidoreductase, producing MPVLKSACPLDCPDACSLDVKVENGRVVTIDGNSDNPITDGYICQKVRGFADHLYGPQRILHPAVRRGAKGDGTFERVSWDEALGLVADRLLRAQREQGGESILPYCYGGSNGFLSQDATDLRLFRRLGASRLARTVCAAPSKAAAAGLYGKMAGVAIEDYGKAKLVVLWGFNPQASGIHLIPHIQAATRKGATLVVIDPRRTRLAARADMHLAVRPGSDLAVALSLIHWLFSAGRAATDFLARHATGVEELRRRAEGWTFERAASLAGVEASALERFASLYADASPAVIRAGWGPERNRNGGSALASILALPAVAGKFGVRGGGYTMSNSGIWAIDSEAAVNEPPVATREINMNLLGETLLHERKPPVACLFVYNSNALMTSPAQEKIRAGLSREDLFTVVFDQVLTDTARYADVILPAPSFLERHEVSRGYGSMVLQESRAVIEPVGESRPNHEVFAALCRLTGVSKAGDPETGDEIRDAALGAGPDSARWKRDLEERRITAPSEGGTPIQFVDVFPRTPDLKVHLFPADLDAQAPKGLYGFQEDPATAEFPLALISPATERTINSSLGQLHLEQVPIEMNPADAKARGVKDGDAVRAHNSFGEVRCLARINPEIPEGVVSLAKGIWSHNTLNGRTANALAPDTLTDLGAGACFNDARVQVEGIAVSS from the coding sequence ATGCCCGTGCTGAAGTCCGCGTGCCCGCTCGACTGCCCCGATGCGTGCAGCCTCGACGTGAAGGTCGAGAACGGGCGCGTCGTCACGATCGACGGCAACAGCGACAACCCGATCACGGACGGCTACATCTGCCAGAAGGTCCGGGGGTTCGCGGACCACCTCTACGGCCCGCAGAGAATCCTCCACCCGGCCGTGAGGCGCGGCGCGAAGGGAGACGGGACCTTCGAGCGCGTCTCGTGGGACGAGGCGCTGGGGCTCGTGGCCGATCGCCTTCTCCGGGCGCAGCGCGAGCAGGGCGGCGAGTCGATCCTCCCCTACTGCTACGGCGGCTCGAACGGCTTCCTGTCGCAGGACGCCACGGATCTCAGGCTCTTCCGACGGCTCGGCGCGTCGCGCCTGGCGCGGACCGTCTGCGCCGCCCCGTCGAAGGCGGCGGCCGCGGGGCTCTACGGAAAGATGGCCGGCGTCGCGATCGAGGACTACGGGAAGGCGAAGCTGGTCGTCCTGTGGGGGTTCAACCCGCAGGCGTCGGGGATTCACCTGATCCCGCACATCCAGGCGGCGACGCGGAAAGGGGCGACGCTCGTCGTCATCGACCCGCGGCGCACGCGCCTCGCCGCCCGCGCCGACATGCACCTCGCCGTCCGTCCCGGGAGCGATCTCGCCGTCGCCCTCAGCCTCATCCACTGGCTCTTCTCGGCCGGGCGCGCCGCGACCGACTTTCTGGCGCGGCACGCCACCGGCGTCGAGGAGCTCAGGCGCCGCGCCGAAGGATGGACCTTCGAGCGCGCGGCGTCCCTCGCCGGAGTCGAGGCCTCCGCGCTCGAGCGCTTCGCGAGCCTCTACGCCGACGCCTCCCCCGCCGTGATCCGCGCGGGGTGGGGGCCGGAGAGGAACCGGAACGGCGGCTCCGCTCTCGCCTCGATCCTCGCGCTTCCGGCCGTCGCCGGGAAGTTCGGCGTCCGCGGGGGGGGCTACACGATGAGCAACTCGGGGATCTGGGCGATCGATTCCGAGGCGGCGGTCAACGAGCCCCCCGTCGCGACGCGCGAGATCAACATGAACCTCCTCGGCGAGACGCTCCTGCACGAGCGGAAGCCCCCCGTCGCCTGCCTCTTCGTCTACAACTCGAACGCCCTCATGACGTCGCCGGCGCAGGAGAAGATCCGCGCGGGGCTCTCGCGCGAGGATCTCTTCACCGTCGTCTTCGACCAGGTGTTGACGGACACGGCGCGCTACGCCGACGTCATCCTCCCCGCGCCGTCGTTCCTCGAGAGGCACGAGGTCTCGCGGGGGTACGGCTCGATGGTCCTGCAGGAGTCGAGAGCGGTCATCGAGCCTGTCGGCGAGTCACGCCCGAACCACGAGGTCTTCGCCGCGCTCTGCCGCCTCACCGGCGTCTCGAAGGCCGGGGATCCCGAGACCGGCGACGAGATCCGCGACGCGGCGCTCGGCGCCGGCCCCGACTCGGCGAGGTGGAAGCGGGATCTCGAGGAGAGGCGGATCACCGCGCCGTCCGAAGGGGGAACGCCGATCCAGTTCGTTGACGTCTTCCCGCGCACGCCGGACCTCAAGGTTCATCTCTTCCCCGCCGACCTCGACGCGCAGGCGCCGAAGGGGCTCTACGGCTTCCAGGAGGATCCGGCGACCGCGGAGTTTCCGCTCGCGCTCATCTCTCCCGCGACGGAGCGCACGATCAACTCGAGCCTCGGACAGCTCCATCTCGAGCAGGTGCCGATCGAGATGAACCCGGCCGACGCGAAGGCGCGCGGCGTGAAGGACGGCGACGCCGTGCGCGCGCACAACTCCTTCGGCGAGGTCCGGTGCCTCGCGCGGATCAACCCGGAGATCCCCGAAGGCGTCGTCTCGCTCGCGAAGGGGATCTGGAGCCACAACACGCTGAACGGGCGCACCGCGAACGCCCTCGCCCCCGACACGCTGACCGACCTGGGCGCCGGCGCCTGCTTCAACGACGCGCGGGTGCAGGTCGAGGGGATCGCCGTCTCGAGCTGA
- a CDS encoding PD-(D/E)XK nuclease family protein, producing MPSLAGHHDFAVLEARLAELIREVKARDPAGPFAPVAVLVPNDDLRDHVQIALGRSLGALLAVDVMTHEVFAREAARRAGAAIPRRLSPRVREAIAAEAIAAAGGGLAAYVTSRPGSAAAILTTLNELREAGVDAARAAAVESLSPRAIDLLRVHKAYAARLDELLPRGLSDRAGSLGAARPHVAAHARRYRLVVHYGAYELIGANLALMREIGESGTPLVFLLPWHPTSPAFEHARRRLPLALGATVTPIEPAFQNSDSRGTRDARLLAARLPALYDHEAAPPALPPGPSIEYFHAQGPAAELGEVALRILALHRDEGVPLQRVAVIARTLEPYAPLLRPAFGDRGVPFTTAATVSALREPHALAALHLVRAAAGDFERQPLLDLFRSGLWRCSEPRAAGSAHAWEKLSRMCRVTRGLRSWTQDLPRWMARWKGPAPEHADDAAKALAAEIADRSRSEAASLAAEVQSIADAFDLASRAASWAEWSERVRETLVARLTGFAEDGGDATPAPGVVAIRGVLGEMKDLDVAGATFTVTSAPARFERAIREARVPAPGVTEGGVKILDALRARGLAFDAVFLIGFNGDIVPRRTGEDPFLRDEDRRTLAESLAAPLTIRGAAREEEHLLLAHLLGAARRKLVVSWQRADANGRAKAVSLALREIARVTLGGPRLEAIEAVATRVGAHPLDAARDAAARFRMLPTREARLGSALSLPSPAHVRRAVADFPPESASVAGTEEALAAGLEMLDAIDELAPARLDYDGAVGDAAPPPDVWSPSRLEALGACPQQYFFRYHLRVEEMGAITEPHELDAREMGLAVHAVLAEVYSALERAPELFGPGADPAKAASRALDLLRAAWPKHTSDIAERMHARVPLLWSETSKLWRNALETFVLFDAPSLARDGGAIVGVERAVKVLLPTPSGGPRVEIQGRVDRATRRGTGEIVVADYKTGRNLEPLVEMRDVLKGTRLQIALYALAAESEGAAFADRAEVRAEVIGIGPGHAEGIDAPAADVAAGYPARAPLDPKKFAAGRAGVLETIGVLARLAASGNFPLDKSDRCRYCPYTRACRKSHAPTVARLRAAPGAADFYRLRGKSTQKPLLADVGDAEEDS from the coding sequence ATGCCGTCTCTCGCCGGGCATCACGATTTCGCGGTCCTCGAGGCCCGGCTCGCGGAGCTGATCCGCGAGGTGAAGGCGCGGGATCCCGCCGGCCCCTTCGCCCCCGTCGCCGTCCTCGTCCCCAACGACGATCTGCGCGATCACGTCCAGATCGCGCTCGGGCGATCGCTCGGCGCGCTCCTCGCGGTTGACGTCATGACGCACGAGGTCTTCGCGCGGGAGGCGGCGCGCCGGGCCGGGGCGGCGATCCCGAGGCGCCTCTCGCCGCGGGTCCGCGAGGCGATCGCGGCCGAGGCGATCGCGGCCGCGGGCGGGGGCCTCGCCGCGTACGTCACTTCCCGACCCGGGAGCGCCGCGGCGATCCTGACGACCCTCAACGAGCTCCGCGAAGCGGGGGTCGACGCGGCGCGCGCGGCGGCCGTCGAGTCGCTGTCCCCCCGCGCGATCGATCTCCTGCGCGTTCACAAGGCCTATGCTGCGCGCCTCGACGAGCTCCTGCCGAGGGGGCTCTCCGACCGCGCCGGATCGCTCGGCGCCGCGCGGCCGCACGTCGCGGCGCACGCGAGGCGCTACCGCCTCGTCGTCCACTACGGCGCCTACGAACTGATCGGCGCAAACCTCGCGCTCATGCGGGAGATCGGGGAATCGGGAACGCCTCTCGTCTTCCTCCTTCCGTGGCATCCGACATCGCCCGCCTTCGAGCACGCGCGGCGCCGGCTCCCGCTCGCCCTCGGGGCGACAGTGACGCCGATCGAGCCGGCCTTTCAGAATTCAGACTCACGTGGGACGCGCGACGCGCGCCTCCTCGCGGCGCGGCTGCCCGCTCTCTACGACCACGAAGCCGCCCCCCCGGCGCTCCCGCCGGGGCCATCGATCGAGTACTTCCACGCGCAGGGCCCGGCCGCCGAGCTCGGCGAGGTCGCCCTCCGGATCCTCGCGCTGCACCGGGACGAAGGGGTTCCGCTCCAGCGGGTCGCCGTCATCGCACGGACGCTCGAACCGTACGCGCCGCTCCTCCGCCCGGCGTTCGGCGATCGGGGAGTCCCATTCACGACGGCCGCGACGGTCAGCGCGCTTCGCGAGCCGCACGCCCTCGCGGCGCTCCACCTCGTGCGCGCCGCCGCCGGCGACTTCGAGCGCCAACCGCTCCTCGATCTCTTCCGCAGCGGCCTCTGGAGGTGTTCCGAGCCCCGGGCGGCCGGGTCGGCGCACGCCTGGGAGAAGCTGAGCCGCATGTGCCGCGTCACTCGCGGGTTGCGCTCATGGACGCAGGATCTCCCCCGATGGATGGCACGATGGAAGGGCCCGGCGCCCGAACACGCCGACGACGCCGCGAAAGCCCTCGCCGCGGAAATCGCAGATCGATCCCGCTCGGAGGCAGCCTCGCTTGCCGCCGAGGTTCAGTCGATTGCCGACGCTTTCGATCTCGCTTCGCGCGCCGCGTCGTGGGCCGAATGGTCTGAACGCGTGCGGGAGACGCTCGTGGCGCGCCTCACAGGATTCGCAGAGGACGGGGGCGACGCGACGCCGGCCCCCGGAGTCGTCGCGATCCGGGGGGTCCTCGGCGAGATGAAGGATCTCGACGTCGCCGGCGCGACGTTCACCGTGACGTCGGCGCCGGCACGCTTCGAGCGCGCGATCCGCGAGGCGCGCGTGCCCGCTCCGGGAGTAACGGAGGGTGGAGTGAAGATCCTCGACGCGCTCCGCGCGCGCGGCCTCGCCTTCGACGCCGTTTTTCTCATCGGCTTCAACGGGGATATCGTCCCGCGCCGGACAGGCGAGGATCCCTTCCTCAGGGACGAGGACCGGCGCACGTTGGCCGAGTCGCTAGCCGCCCCCCTCACGATCCGGGGAGCGGCACGCGAGGAGGAGCACCTCCTTCTCGCGCACCTTCTCGGCGCCGCGCGCCGTAAACTCGTCGTCTCGTGGCAACGCGCCGACGCGAACGGAAGAGCCAAGGCCGTCAGCCTCGCCCTCCGCGAGATCGCGCGCGTCACCCTAGGCGGCCCGCGCCTCGAAGCGATTGAGGCCGTCGCGACGCGCGTCGGAGCGCACCCCCTCGACGCCGCGCGCGACGCCGCCGCGCGGTTCCGGATGCTGCCCACGCGCGAGGCGCGCCTCGGATCCGCGCTCTCCCTCCCGTCGCCGGCCCACGTGCGGCGAGCCGTCGCCGACTTCCCACCCGAGTCGGCGTCCGTCGCGGGAACGGAGGAGGCGCTCGCCGCCGGGCTCGAGATGCTCGACGCAATCGACGAGCTCGCCCCGGCCCGACTCGACTACGACGGCGCCGTGGGCGATGCCGCTCCGCCCCCCGACGTCTGGTCGCCGTCGCGTCTCGAGGCGCTCGGCGCCTGCCCGCAGCAGTATTTCTTCAGGTACCACCTTCGCGTCGAGGAGATGGGGGCGATAACGGAGCCGCACGAGCTCGACGCGCGCGAGATGGGGCTCGCCGTCCACGCCGTGCTCGCGGAGGTCTACTCGGCGCTCGAACGCGCGCCGGAGCTCTTCGGCCCCGGCGCGGATCCGGCGAAGGCGGCGTCGCGGGCGCTCGATCTCCTGCGCGCCGCTTGGCCGAAACACACCTCCGACATCGCCGAGAGGATGCATGCGCGCGTTCCGCTTCTCTGGAGCGAGACGTCGAAGCTCTGGAGAAACGCCCTGGAGACGTTTGTCCTCTTCGACGCGCCCTCGCTCGCGCGCGACGGCGGCGCGATCGTCGGCGTCGAGCGCGCGGTGAAGGTGCTCCTCCCCACGCCGAGCGGCGGACCGCGCGTCGAGATCCAGGGGCGCGTCGATCGCGCGACGCGCCGGGGCACCGGGGAGATCGTCGTTGCCGATTACAAGACCGGACGGAACCTGGAGCCGCTGGTCGAGATGCGCGACGTTCTGAAGGGTACTCGCCTCCAGATTGCGCTCTATGCCCTCGCCGCGGAATCAGAGGGCGCCGCCTTCGCCGATCGCGCGGAGGTGCGGGCGGAGGTGATCGGAATCGGTCCGGGGCACGCGGAAGGAATCGACGCGCCGGCGGCGGACGTCGCCGCTGGCTATCCCGCGCGGGCGCCTCTCGACCCCAAGAAATTCGCCGCGGGCCGCGCCGGGGTCCTTGAGACGATCGGCGTCCTGGCGCGCCTCGCGGCCTCCGGGAATTTCCCTCTCGATAAGAGCGATCGCTGCCGCTACTGCCCCTACACGCGGGCGTGCAGGAAATCGCACGCCCCGACGGTCGCGCGGCTCCGGGCCGCCCCCGGCGCGGCAGACTTCTACAGGCTCCGCGGCAAGAGCACGCAAAAGCCGCTCCTCGCCGACGTCGGCGACGCCGAGGAGGATTCGTGA